From the Billgrantia sulfidoxydans genome, one window contains:
- a CDS encoding TAXI family TRAP transporter solute-binding subunit, which translates to MHTNKHGTSFRLNALTLSAAGILALGLVPLDTEAQARLAMGGTHSGSAFYSYQVAVVSDWNDNLDGVNMSIQELGGASASTQGLLRGEVDMGIAVTSSDHQAMQGDGEYGSPAENLRTLYFFAPLPLNWVVSADSDIHSLEDLAGQDFNSGGRGTATEGQTETVLEILGIEPNYYRAGASDALDAYQNRRLDAFVKAGLHPDGYIQQAHSSRPVRLLSMTREQAEQVAGERAYFSVGEIDSQDHYGEQQSPLVTIQTGIGINTTSELDEEIAYEIVARAFSEAGIKAAADGYAPAADIDPLQLTLNASVAPLHAGVVRYLKEQGHDVPDRLLPPEYTE; encoded by the coding sequence ATGCACACCAACAAGCATGGCACCTCCTTTCGACTGAACGCCTTGACTCTCAGCGCAGCAGGCATTCTTGCGCTCGGCCTAGTGCCGCTGGACACGGAAGCCCAGGCTCGTCTGGCCATGGGGGGCACCCACAGCGGTTCGGCGTTCTATTCCTACCAAGTCGCTGTCGTATCCGATTGGAACGATAACCTCGACGGCGTCAATATGAGTATCCAGGAATTGGGGGGAGCCTCTGCCTCGACCCAAGGACTGCTGAGAGGCGAAGTCGATATGGGCATCGCAGTGACCTCTTCCGATCATCAGGCCATGCAGGGTGATGGCGAGTATGGCTCGCCGGCTGAGAACCTGCGCACCCTTTATTTTTTCGCGCCTCTACCACTGAACTGGGTTGTTTCGGCTGATTCTGATATTCATTCGCTGGAAGACCTCGCCGGGCAGGATTTCAACTCCGGAGGCCGAGGAACCGCTACTGAAGGACAGACCGAGACGGTTCTCGAGATTCTGGGTATAGAACCCAATTACTATCGTGCCGGGGCTAGCGATGCGCTTGACGCCTACCAGAACCGACGCCTGGATGCTTTTGTCAAGGCCGGCTTGCATCCCGATGGCTATATTCAGCAGGCGCATTCATCACGTCCAGTTCGGCTGCTTTCCATGACACGGGAACAGGCAGAGCAAGTCGCTGGCGAACGCGCCTACTTCAGTGTCGGCGAGATCGATTCCCAGGACCATTACGGAGAACAGCAAAGCCCTCTAGTGACCATACAGACCGGCATCGGCATCAACACGACCAGCGAGTTGGATGAGGAGATCGCCTACGAAATCGTGGCGCGTGCCTTCTCCGAAGCTGGCATCAAGGCAGCGGCCGATGGTTATGCCCCTGCGGCTGATATCGATCCGCTACAACTCACGCTCAATGCCAGCGTGGCACCGTTGCATGCAGGCGTGGTGCGCTACTTGAAGGAACAGGGCCACGACGTTCCGGACCGTCTGCTTCCGCCTGAATATACCGAGTAA
- a CDS encoding enoyl-CoA hydratase/isomerase family protein, whose translation MAEHLLVDAQGPLLRVTIHRPEKRNALSRAVLNELADVFTEHAAEPKWKVVVLTGAGDKSFAAGGDLRDLAQVRSEEQATTMSHEARRALDAVSQFPVPVIAALNGDAIGGGAELAVACDFIIAPPTSRIGFIQGKLNITTAWGGGARLLSRLPAPLALRLLTRSELLDAHAAQRIGLIDQVAEEGQTLEQCVEQFTKPMLAQAPQVLRGFKALALSHADGLSKAELAEIETRHLVATWTHDDHWEAADKILNTRKSP comes from the coding sequence ATGGCCGAACACCTCCTTGTCGACGCGCAAGGCCCTCTGCTGAGGGTGACCATCCATCGTCCCGAGAAGCGGAACGCCTTGTCCCGGGCGGTGCTCAACGAACTCGCCGATGTCTTCACTGAGCACGCCGCCGAACCCAAGTGGAAAGTGGTCGTGCTGACCGGTGCCGGTGACAAGAGCTTCGCCGCCGGTGGCGATCTGCGGGATCTCGCTCAGGTACGCAGCGAAGAACAAGCCACCACCATGAGCCACGAGGCAAGGCGCGCGCTCGATGCGGTGAGCCAGTTTCCGGTTCCCGTCATCGCAGCCCTCAATGGCGATGCCATTGGCGGTGGCGCAGAACTCGCCGTAGCTTGCGATTTCATCATCGCCCCGCCCACCAGCCGCATTGGCTTCATTCAGGGCAAGCTCAACATCACGACCGCCTGGGGCGGGGGCGCTCGCCTGTTGAGCCGTCTCCCGGCACCGCTGGCATTGCGCCTGCTGACCCGATCCGAGCTACTCGACGCCCATGCCGCACAGCGCATCGGCTTGATCGACCAAGTGGCCGAAGAGGGTCAGACGCTCGAGCAGTGTGTCGAGCAGTTCACCAAGCCCATGCTCGCCCAGGCACCTCAGGTTCTGCGGGGCTTCAAGGCCCTTGCGCTGAGCCATGCCGACGGTCTGTCGAAAGCAGAACTGGCCGAAATCGAGACCCGCCATCTCGTCGCCACCTGGACACATGACGATCACTGGGAAGCCGCCGACAAGATTCTGAATACGAGGAAATCTCCATGA
- a CDS encoding YiiD C-terminal domain-containing protein, with protein MREVGVPHPRLPLPAPGERDDPQAFLAWLGEAIPMVEHLGIREMRQEGERLVWELALVPNLNDKGTGFGGALTAQTTLLGWCWTTLWLRERGHARDVVVAEARQRFLAPVTGDYRLVCEPEGEQGPGTLAERLASRGRGRIALVQQLWCGDTLCLEAHGDYAVLPIA; from the coding sequence ATGCGTGAAGTCGGCGTTCCCCATCCGCGCCTGCCGCTGCCCGCCCCCGGGGAGCGAGACGACCCGCAGGCCTTCCTCGCCTGGCTCGGTGAGGCCATTCCCATGGTCGAACACCTCGGCATCCGCGAGATGCGCCAAGAAGGGGAGCGCCTGGTGTGGGAGCTCGCGCTCGTGCCCAACCTCAACGACAAGGGCACCGGCTTCGGCGGGGCGCTCACCGCCCAGACCACCCTTCTTGGCTGGTGCTGGACCACGCTATGGCTGCGTGAGCGCGGCCATGCTCGCGACGTCGTGGTGGCCGAGGCCCGCCAGCGTTTCCTGGCCCCCGTTACCGGCGACTACCGCCTGGTCTGCGAGCCCGAGGGCGAGCAGGGCCCCGGAACGCTGGCCGAACGCTTGGCGAGCCGGGGTCGCGGTCGGATCGCCTTGGTGCAGCAGCTCTGGTGCGGCGATACCCTGTGCCTCGAAGCCCACGGCGACTACGCCGTGCTGCCCATCGCATGA
- a CDS encoding nitroreductase family protein, with translation MDALTLLHQRSSMGKLMGPAPSPEQMEAIYRAALRAPDHKELRPWRFIEFTGEGLERLGELFAEAEYREDPSIEDAALDAARKKPLRAPMIIAVIAKVTPDVEKVPKIEQVISAGCAGHAILLAAHALGLGAMWRSGKYAFDPTVRKGLGLEEEDELIAFLYLGQLGGRHKPIAEHRISDFVERWT, from the coding sequence ATGGACGCACTCACCCTGTTGCATCAGCGCAGTTCGATGGGCAAGTTGATGGGCCCGGCACCGAGCCCCGAGCAGATGGAGGCGATCTATCGCGCCGCGCTGCGCGCACCGGACCACAAGGAGCTGCGACCCTGGCGCTTCATCGAGTTCACCGGCGAAGGGCTCGAGCGGTTGGGCGAACTCTTCGCCGAAGCCGAGTACCGCGAGGACCCGAGCATCGAGGATGCTGCCCTGGACGCCGCCCGCAAGAAGCCGCTGCGCGCGCCGATGATCATCGCCGTGATCGCCAAAGTCACCCCCGACGTGGAGAAGGTGCCGAAGATCGAACAGGTGATCTCCGCCGGCTGCGCCGGCCACGCCATACTGCTCGCTGCACACGCCCTCGGGCTCGGCGCCATGTGGCGCAGCGGCAAGTACGCCTTCGATCCCACGGTGCGCAAGGGGCTCGGCCTGGAGGAGGAGGATGAACTGATCGCCTTCCTCTACCTCGGCCAGCTCGGCGGGCGCCACAAGCCTATCGCCGAGCACCGTATCAGCGACTTCGTCGAGCGCTGGACCTGA
- a CDS encoding MFS transporter produces the protein MPKSPPPTAPLAPPLASRWEAWIVVASTTWVQALTSAAMLLIPVLAPQIAADFGIPTSLVGMQVSLLYGIAMLVSWQAGSLARRLGACRSSQVAMALVMLGCAVAGGGTPAALLLTTLLLGVAYGLTNPAAAQLLARYTPLRHRNLLYSIKQSGVPLGGVLSGSLAPSLAQAWSWHAAFLVLSLAALLTALALQLRRREWDSDRAPTTLLRGSGSLAVLYRRPPILWLGMAGFCLAAAQLSLLSFTVAFMVEELLITLVTAGVIMSVVHASGVFGRVGWGMLADRLGKSVPVLCGLAIAMLVLFVAVSLLGPDTPVWLVIGLLSAAGGTAIGWNGVYLSEVARRSPQAEVSEATAAVLVLTYMGVLTGPALFSVIVSLGGSYSVGFLLPVLVSLMALFCLRRAVRVYGTSSQSEASRSP, from the coding sequence ATGCCGAAGTCCCCACCACCCACCGCGCCGCTTGCCCCACCTTTGGCCTCTAGGTGGGAGGCGTGGATCGTGGTGGCGTCAACCACTTGGGTTCAGGCATTGACCAGTGCCGCCATGCTGCTGATACCTGTGTTGGCACCGCAGATAGCGGCCGATTTCGGCATCCCCACCAGTCTGGTGGGAATGCAAGTGAGCCTGCTGTATGGCATTGCCATGCTGGTGTCGTGGCAGGCGGGGTCGTTGGCGCGGCGCCTCGGTGCCTGTCGCTCCAGCCAAGTGGCCATGGCGTTGGTCATGCTGGGCTGCGCGGTGGCAGGGGGCGGTACGCCGGCCGCGCTGCTGCTTACCACGCTGCTTCTCGGCGTTGCCTACGGCTTGACCAACCCCGCGGCGGCACAGCTTCTGGCGCGTTATACGCCGCTGCGCCATCGCAACCTGCTCTATTCGATCAAGCAGTCCGGTGTGCCGCTGGGTGGTGTGCTGTCGGGTTCCCTGGCGCCGTCACTTGCCCAGGCCTGGAGCTGGCATGCCGCGTTTCTCGTCTTGAGCCTGGCCGCGCTGCTCACCGCCCTGGCTTTGCAGCTGCGGCGCCGCGAATGGGACAGTGACCGCGCGCCCACCACGCTGCTGCGGGGCTCCGGCAGCCTTGCCGTACTCTATCGGCGTCCGCCGATTCTGTGGTTGGGGATGGCTGGGTTCTGTCTGGCTGCGGCTCAGTTGTCGCTGCTGAGCTTTACCGTGGCGTTCATGGTGGAAGAGCTGCTGATTACCCTGGTTACGGCCGGGGTCATCATGTCGGTCGTGCACGCTTCTGGGGTCTTTGGCCGGGTTGGCTGGGGGATGCTGGCCGATCGCTTGGGGAAGAGCGTGCCCGTGTTGTGCGGCCTGGCCATTGCCATGTTGGTGTTGTTCGTCGCGGTCTCACTGCTAGGGCCCGACACCCCGGTCTGGCTGGTAATAGGGCTACTGAGTGCAGCCGGGGGCACCGCGATAGGCTGGAACGGCGTTTACCTGTCAGAGGTGGCGCGGCGCAGCCCACAGGCCGAGGTAAGTGAGGCCACCGCCGCGGTTCTGGTACTGACCTACATGGGAGTGCTGACCGGCCCCGCGTTGTTCAGTGTCATCGTCTCGCTCGGAGGCAGCTACTCCGTCGGCTTCCTGCTTCCGGTGTTGGTATCGCTGATGGCGCTGTTCTGTCTGCGGCGCGCAGTGCGAGTGTATGGGACGTCGTCTCAAAGCGAGGCAAGCCGGTCACCATGA
- a CDS encoding CaiB/BaiF CoA transferase family protein yields the protein MSHTTAPPGPLSGIRILEVSHMLAGPYCGMLLADLGAEVIKIEAPGKGDIGRQIGPHFIGPHNAYFASLNRNKRSISLDLTSEAGQQRLGELAANSHALLTNVRPAAVRKLGLTYEALRKHNDKIVCLALTGFGLEGPFAEKPAYDYVIQALAGVMAMTGDPNGPPVKTGYSVVDNSAGIMGALGLTAKLVEGKGGQVDVSLYDTMLSQLNYLAGGYLNAGQKAQRYPGGGHPYIVPAQIFPTLDGHLALFITHDGFWADFCREIGCEAWITDTRYATMAARTANREAVIADVQAVLATGSTDSWVERLAPLGVVVAGVQSLEDALESELTRSRQMVVSVPTPHGEIRMVGNPIKLQGQPTHYGPPPLLDEDAGEFEELDGQSHVSHNASGG from the coding sequence ATGAGCCATACCACCGCCCCCCCAGGCCCGCTCAGCGGCATCCGTATCCTCGAGGTGAGCCACATGCTGGCGGGCCCCTACTGCGGCATGTTGCTTGCCGACCTGGGCGCCGAGGTGATCAAGATCGAGGCCCCCGGCAAGGGCGACATTGGTCGCCAGATCGGCCCTCACTTCATCGGACCCCACAATGCCTACTTCGCCAGTCTCAACCGCAACAAGCGCAGCATCAGCCTGGATCTGACCAGCGAGGCGGGACAGCAGCGCCTGGGCGAGCTGGCAGCCAATTCACACGCCCTGCTCACCAATGTGCGGCCCGCGGCCGTCCGCAAGCTGGGGCTGACCTATGAGGCCCTGCGCAAGCACAACGACAAGATCGTCTGCTTGGCACTGACAGGCTTCGGCCTCGAGGGCCCTTTCGCCGAGAAGCCCGCCTATGACTACGTCATTCAGGCTCTGGCCGGCGTCATGGCCATGACCGGTGACCCGAATGGCCCGCCAGTAAAGACCGGCTACTCCGTGGTCGACAACTCCGCCGGGATCATGGGCGCATTGGGGCTCACCGCCAAGCTGGTCGAGGGCAAGGGCGGCCAGGTGGACGTTTCCCTCTACGACACCATGCTATCGCAGCTCAACTACCTGGCAGGCGGCTACCTCAACGCCGGGCAAAAGGCACAGCGCTACCCCGGCGGCGGCCACCCCTATATCGTTCCGGCCCAGATCTTTCCTACCCTGGATGGTCACTTGGCACTGTTCATCACGCATGACGGTTTCTGGGCGGACTTCTGCCGTGAAATCGGTTGCGAAGCCTGGATCACCGATACGCGCTACGCCACGATGGCCGCACGCACCGCGAATCGCGAGGCGGTGATCGCCGATGTCCAGGCAGTGCTGGCCACGGGCTCCACCGACAGCTGGGTCGAACGACTCGCCCCTCTCGGCGTGGTCGTGGCCGGGGTCCAGAGCCTGGAGGATGCCCTGGAATCTGAGTTGACGCGCTCACGGCAGATGGTCGTCTCGGTGCCCACGCCACATGGCGAGATCCGTATGGTGGGAAACCCCATCAAGCTCCAGGGCCAGCCGACTCACTACGGCCCCCCGCCGCTACTCGACGAAGATGCCGGGGAGTTCGAAGAACTGGATGGGCAGAGTCACGTTTCGCACAACGCTAGCGGAGGCTGA
- a CDS encoding ArgK/MeaB family GTPase gives MSGLAPRSRRALGRELTRLAQASVAESLAHSDQRPEPSMQTARIGFTGAPGAGKSTLISRLAKLRLAACRDQGGVAILGIDPTSPLTGGSILGDRIRMDAIANEPELYIRSLASRSSNDGLADNVLDLLETVESYGFREVLLETVGVGQAEHAIRHSVDTLVMVLQPNAGDAIQAMKSGVLELADIYVINKADLPGAKKSASEIRGIVQRSQAAWRPPVIEVSQQHEEGLAKLDSAISEHLAWQAGHSSASETIRRRRHYHVQSLIVRRVSELLEHQPQLLDAKSLAEAYDDILQSLVRDTQR, from the coding sequence ATGAGTGGTCTTGCCCCTCGTTCGCGCCGCGCACTCGGCCGCGAGCTGACCCGCCTGGCCCAGGCGTCGGTGGCGGAAAGCCTGGCGCACAGTGACCAGCGCCCCGAGCCTTCCATGCAGACGGCACGTATCGGTTTTACCGGCGCACCAGGCGCCGGCAAGAGCACCCTGATCAGTCGGCTCGCCAAGCTTCGGCTGGCCGCCTGCCGCGACCAAGGCGGCGTCGCCATCCTCGGCATCGACCCCACCAGCCCACTGACCGGCGGCTCGATTCTCGGCGACCGCATCCGCATGGATGCCATCGCCAACGAACCCGAACTCTACATACGCTCGCTGGCTAGCCGCAGTTCCAACGACGGCCTGGCAGACAACGTGCTGGATCTACTGGAAACCGTAGAGAGTTACGGATTTCGTGAAGTGCTGCTGGAGACGGTAGGCGTGGGCCAGGCCGAGCACGCCATTCGCCACTCGGTGGACACCTTGGTGATGGTCCTGCAGCCCAACGCCGGCGATGCCATCCAGGCGATGAAATCAGGGGTGCTTGAACTGGCCGATATCTACGTGATCAACAAGGCTGACCTCCCCGGCGCCAAGAAGAGTGCCTCGGAAATCCGCGGCATCGTTCAGCGCTCTCAGGCAGCGTGGCGCCCCCCGGTGATCGAGGTCAGCCAGCAGCACGAAGAGGGGCTGGCCAAGCTGGACTCTGCCATTAGTGAACACCTCGCCTGGCAGGCAGGGCACAGCAGCGCCAGCGAAACGATACGGCGTCGGCGCCACTATCACGTTCAATCGCTGATCGTACGTCGCGTCTCCGAATTGCTGGAGCATCAGCCCCAGTTGCTCGACGCCAAGAGCCTGGCCGAGGCCTATGATGACATCCTTCAATCTCTCGTCCGGGATACCCAGAGATAA
- a CDS encoding cob(I)yrinic acid a,c-diamide adenosyltransferase — protein MVKLTKIYTRTGDKGETGLGDGSRVAKHDLRVAAYGTVDETNAAIGLTQCHAEGGMTHLLTRIQNDLFDVGADLCTPEQDAPPYPPLRVTSSQVEFLEKRIDELNSDLKSLRSFILPGGTLLSSHLHMARTIARRAERLISQLVELAPTHLEALRYMNRLSDLLFVAARRANANGAQDVLWVPGANRQG, from the coding sequence ATGGTAAAGCTTACCAAGATTTATACCCGCACCGGCGATAAGGGAGAAACTGGCCTCGGCGATGGCAGCCGGGTCGCCAAGCATGACCTGCGGGTGGCGGCTTACGGTACGGTGGACGAAACCAACGCCGCCATCGGCTTGACGCAGTGTCACGCCGAAGGGGGCATGACACACCTGCTGACCAGGATCCAGAACGATTTGTTTGATGTCGGCGCCGATCTGTGTACGCCCGAGCAAGATGCCCCACCCTATCCGCCCTTGCGTGTCACCTCGTCACAGGTCGAATTTCTCGAAAAGCGCATTGATGAGCTCAATTCAGACCTAAAGAGCTTGCGCTCGTTTATTCTCCCTGGCGGGACCCTGCTATCCTCTCACTTGCATATGGCCCGCACCATCGCCCGAAGAGCAGAGAGACTTATTAGTCAACTGGTGGAACTAGCCCCAACCCATCTTGAGGCTTTGCGCTACATGAATCGCCTCTCCGACCTATTATTCGTCGCGGCGCGCAGAGCCAATGCCAATGGCGCCCAAGATGTGCTCTGGGTACCAGGGGCGAATAGACAAGGCTAG
- a CDS encoding acyl-CoA mutase large subunit family protein: MSDSGNRTPPIPAPHTASGIEIPERITADMLRHPDPGNPGEPPYTRGIFPNGYRGRLWTFRQYSGFGTAEDTNERYRFLLESGQTGLSVALDLPTQCGFDPNDPMARSEVGKVGVSLSNLAEAEILFDGIDLGGISTSFTINGTAAIVYAMYCAVADKQGVPREKLTGTIQNDILKEYVARGTWIFPVRPSMRLISDTILFSNRETPRFNPISIAGAHVRDAGATAVEELGYTLANGLAYVEELIRRGGDAAKFANRLSFFFYVHMDFFEEVCKFRAARRLWAALLEERFGITDPKAQRFRFGVVCGGSSLTAAQPYNNIVRVGIETLAATLGGAQSVFTCAYDEAFQIPTEFSAEIALRTQQIIAYESGISKIVDPLGGSHYVEWLTDKMEEETRRVIEEIDEYGGVEKAIEDGYLQARIAERAHERKQKVDKGETVIVGQNYFRRDDQSDDFGEVFKVDPQAAQRVQEKYRRVLDERDSAKVEQTLKALERAAAKDDENLMPYLIDCCHAYATVGEMVATLKSQWGEFQEPIRL; this comes from the coding sequence ATGAGCGATTCCGGAAACCGCACACCCCCCATTCCTGCGCCGCATACCGCCTCCGGTATCGAGATTCCCGAGCGAATCACCGCCGACATGCTTCGCCACCCCGACCCGGGCAACCCCGGCGAGCCACCCTATACACGCGGCATCTTTCCCAACGGCTACCGCGGGCGACTATGGACGTTCCGCCAGTACTCAGGCTTCGGCACCGCAGAGGACACCAACGAGCGCTATCGCTTCCTGCTGGAAAGCGGCCAGACGGGTCTTTCGGTGGCCCTTGATCTCCCCACCCAGTGCGGCTTTGATCCCAACGATCCCATGGCGCGCTCTGAAGTCGGCAAGGTAGGCGTCTCGTTATCCAACCTCGCCGAAGCCGAAATTCTCTTCGATGGCATCGACCTGGGCGGTATCTCCACCTCCTTCACCATCAACGGCACCGCGGCCATCGTCTATGCCATGTACTGTGCGGTGGCTGACAAGCAGGGCGTGCCACGCGAAAAGCTCACCGGCACCATCCAGAACGACATTCTCAAGGAGTACGTGGCCCGCGGCACCTGGATCTTCCCGGTGCGCCCCTCCATGCGCCTGATCTCGGATACGATCCTGTTCTCCAACCGCGAGACCCCGCGTTTCAACCCGATCAGCATCGCCGGCGCCCACGTGCGCGACGCGGGCGCCACCGCGGTAGAGGAGCTGGGCTATACCCTGGCCAATGGCCTGGCCTACGTGGAAGAGCTGATTCGCCGTGGTGGCGATGCCGCCAAGTTCGCCAACCGACTGAGCTTCTTCTTCTACGTCCACATGGATTTCTTCGAGGAAGTCTGCAAGTTCCGCGCGGCACGGCGCCTTTGGGCAGCCCTGCTGGAGGAGCGCTTCGGCATCACCGACCCCAAGGCACAACGCTTCCGCTTCGGGGTGGTCTGCGGTGGCTCCTCGCTGACCGCCGCCCAGCCTTACAACAACATCGTGCGCGTGGGCATCGAGACGCTGGCAGCCACCCTGGGCGGCGCACAGTCGGTCTTCACCTGCGCTTACGACGAGGCCTTCCAGATCCCTACCGAATTCAGCGCCGAGATTGCCCTGCGCACCCAGCAGATCATTGCCTACGAGAGCGGCATCTCGAAGATCGTGGACCCCTTGGGCGGCAGCCACTATGTGGAATGGCTGACCGACAAGATGGAAGAGGAGACGCGCCGGGTCATCGAAGAAATCGATGAATACGGCGGCGTGGAGAAGGCAATCGAGGATGGCTACCTGCAGGCGCGCATCGCCGAGCGTGCCCATGAGCGCAAGCAGAAGGTCGACAAGGGAGAGACCGTCATCGTCGGACAAAACTACTTCCGCCGTGACGATCAGAGCGACGACTTCGGGGAGGTGTTCAAGGTCGACCCGCAGGCCGCGCAGCGAGTGCAGGAGAAGTATCGGCGCGTCCTGGACGAGCGCGACTCGGCCAAGGTGGAGCAGACGCTGAAGGCACTGGAGCGGGCCGCAGCAAAGGATGACGAAAATCTCATGCCCTACCTGATCGATTGCTGCCACGCCTATGCCACGGTGGGCGAGATGGTCGCCACGCTCAAATCGCAGTGGGGCGAGTTTCAGGAACCCATTCGACTGTGA
- a CDS encoding IclR family transcriptional regulator, translating to MKQSSSVSTGVGQKAPSRPESVKTAARTLSLFEAFAEAQTPLALTDLAKRIDAPVSSCHALVKTLQTLGYVYVLEQKKRVYPTKRLLQIAQSIASHDPLLESVSPLLQDLRDELGETVILGKRQDSSVVYLDIIEGTHTVRYAASPGDAKPLHSSAIGKAMLGEESGMRLQSLLERLPLPSVTASTITDRDQLLDDILNGQRRGYFVTRGENVDDVMALAIARPVFGETLGLAIAGPMERMSRHYERYREALIRHGDRLASL from the coding sequence ATGAAGCAATCCTCTAGCGTCAGCACCGGCGTTGGCCAGAAAGCCCCTTCCCGGCCCGAAAGTGTCAAGACGGCGGCACGCACCCTGAGCCTCTTCGAAGCCTTTGCCGAAGCCCAGACCCCCCTCGCGCTGACGGATCTTGCCAAGCGCATCGATGCCCCGGTCAGCAGTTGCCACGCCTTGGTCAAGACGCTGCAGACCCTGGGTTACGTCTATGTATTGGAGCAAAAGAAGCGCGTCTACCCGACCAAGCGGCTGCTGCAGATCGCCCAGTCGATCGCCTCGCATGATCCGCTGCTCGAGAGTGTCTCGCCCCTGCTGCAGGACCTTCGGGATGAACTCGGTGAAACCGTGATTCTCGGGAAGCGCCAGGACTCCAGCGTGGTGTATCTCGATATCATCGAAGGCACCCATACCGTGCGCTACGCGGCGAGCCCGGGGGACGCTAAACCGCTACACTCCAGCGCCATCGGCAAGGCCATGCTCGGCGAGGAAAGCGGCATGCGGTTGCAGAGTCTGCTGGAGCGTCTTCCCTTGCCCAGCGTGACAGCGAGCACCATTACCGACCGCGACCAACTTCTGGATGACATCCTCAATGGCCAGCGTCGCGGCTACTTCGTCACTCGCGGAGAGAATGTCGATGACGTGATGGCGCTCGCTATCGCCCGCCCGGTGTTCGGTGAAACATTGGGGCTGGCCATTGCCGGGCCGATGGAACGCATGTCCCGTCACTACGAGCGGTACCGCGAGGCCCTGATCCGTCATGGTGACCGGCTTGCCTCGCTTTGA
- a CDS encoding cobalamin-dependent protein (Presence of a B(12) (cobalamin)-binding domain implies dependence on cobalamin itself, in one of its several forms, or in some unusual lineages, dependence on a cobalamin-like analog.) encodes MSLKGKRILIAKPGLDGHDVGAKVIALALRDAGADVIYTGLRKSSEYIAKVAVDEDVDVVGLSMLSGSHMALVSDTMRCLEEYDASDIKIFVGGTIPEKDREALLEAGVCGVFTAEMPLEDVIRAIERELS; translated from the coding sequence ATGAGCTTGAAAGGAAAGAGAATCCTGATCGCCAAACCCGGCCTGGACGGCCATGACGTGGGCGCCAAGGTGATCGCCCTGGCGCTTCGCGACGCCGGTGCCGACGTCATCTACACCGGGCTGCGCAAGAGCTCGGAATATATCGCCAAGGTGGCGGTGGATGAGGATGTCGACGTGGTGGGGCTCAGCATGCTGTCCGGCAGCCACATGGCGCTGGTCAGCGACACCATGCGCTGCCTCGAAGAGTACGACGCCAGCGATATCAAGATCTTCGTGGGCGGCACCATTCCCGAGAAGGACCGTGAAGCGCTGCTTGAAGCCGGAGTCTGCGGCGTGTTCACCGCCGAGATGCCGTTGGAAGACGTCATCCGCGCCATCGAGAGGGAGCTATCATGA